One Setaria viridis chromosome 3, Setaria_viridis_v4.0, whole genome shotgun sequence DNA window includes the following coding sequences:
- the LOC117850192 gene encoding uncharacterized protein, which yields MDATPLSSKKVPPAADADALPSAAQQAVEPSSPSDAAATVKTSAGVRGGDDDDAQVERFYALLDNIRAMRGMLGTGATATASGRKRAREAEPPWRPAFRMEDFELEEVQSDAPCCDLKVAKRESSCCAGWPPAVRRETTDGGAEEQENGEVVEAKGRRRPQHKARRAGVLVVDGPGSR from the coding sequence ATGGATGCAACGCCACTCAGCAGCAAGAAggtcccgccggccgccgacgccgacgcgctcCCGTCGGCCGCGCAGCAGGCGGTGGAACCGTCCTCGCCCAGCGACGCGGCGGCCACCGTGAAGACGAGCGCCGGCGTCCGcggtggcgacgacgacgacgcgcagGTGGAGAGGTTCTACGCGCTCCTGGACAACATCCGGGCCATGAGGGGCATGCTCGGCACCggcgccacggccacggcgtcgGGGAGGAAGCGGGCGCGGGAGGCCGAGCCGCCGTGGCGGCCGGCGTTCAGGATGGAGGACTTCGAGCTCGAGGAGGTCCAGTCTGACGCCCCGTGCTGCGACCTGAAGGTGGCGAAGAGGGAGAGCAGCTGCTGTGcggggtggccgccggcggtgcGGAGGGAGACgacggacggcggcgccgaggagcaGGAGAACGGCGAGGTCGTGGAGGCAAaaggtcgccgccggccgcagcaCAAGGCGCGCCGCGCGGGTGTGTTGGTAGTTGACGGTCCAGGCAGTAGATAG